In one Melaminivora jejuensis genomic region, the following are encoded:
- the hisF gene encoding imidazole glycerol phosphate synthase subunit HisF: MLAKRIIPCLDVTGGRVVKGVNFVELRDAGDPVEIAARYNEQGADELTFLDITATSDGRDLILPIIEAVASQVFIPLTVGGGVRSVADVRRLLNAGADKVSFNSAAIQTPEVIDEASGKYGAQCIVVAIDAKRRQGGEVAERGEGWDVYSHGGRRNTGMDAVQWAAEMARRGAGEILLTSMDRDGTKSGFDLQLTRAVSDAVEVPVIASGGVGNLDHLADGVSEGGADAVLAASIFHYGEFTVRQAKEHLRARGIPVRL; this comes from the coding sequence ATGCTGGCCAAACGCATCATCCCCTGCCTGGACGTGACCGGAGGCCGGGTCGTCAAGGGCGTCAATTTCGTCGAACTGCGCGACGCCGGCGACCCGGTGGAGATCGCCGCGCGCTACAACGAGCAGGGCGCCGACGAGCTCACCTTCCTGGACATCACCGCCACCAGCGACGGGCGCGACCTGATCCTGCCCATCATCGAGGCCGTGGCCAGCCAGGTCTTCATCCCGCTCACCGTGGGCGGCGGCGTGCGCAGCGTGGCCGACGTGCGCCGGCTGCTCAATGCCGGTGCCGACAAGGTCAGCTTCAACTCGGCCGCCATCCAGACGCCCGAGGTCATCGACGAGGCCAGCGGCAAGTACGGCGCGCAGTGCATCGTCGTGGCCATCGATGCCAAGCGCCGCCAGGGCGGCGAGGTGGCCGAGCGCGGCGAAGGCTGGGATGTCTATAGCCACGGCGGGCGCAGGAACACCGGCATGGATGCCGTGCAATGGGCTGCCGAGATGGCGCGGCGCGGCGCCGGCGAAATCCTGCTGACCAGCATGGATCGCGACGGCACCAAGAGCGGCTTCGACCTGCAGCTCACGCGCGCCGTGAGCGATGCGGTGGAGGTGCCGGTCATCGCCTCGGGCGGCGTGGGCAATCTGGATCACCTGGCCGATGGCGTGAGCGAGGGCGGGGCGGACGCCGTGCTGGCGGCCAGCATCTTCCACTACGGCGAGTTCACCGTGCGCCAGGCCAAGGAGCATCTGCGCGCGCGCGGCATCCCGGTGCGGCTGTGA
- the hisA gene encoding 1-(5-phosphoribosyl)-5-[(5-phosphoribosylamino)methylideneamino]imidazole-4-carboxamide isomerase, with translation MLLIPAIDLKDGHCVRLKQGDMDQSTTFGEDPAAMARRWLDAGARRLHLVDLNGAFAGQPKNKAAIKSILAEVGEDIPVQLGGGIRDLDTIERYIDAGISYVIIGTAAVKNPGFLKDACSAFAGHIIVGLDAKDGKVATDGWSKLTGHEVVDLARKFQDWGVESIIYTDIGRDGMLSGINIEATVRLAQALTIPVIASGGLAGLADIERLCAVEGEGVEGVICGRAIYSGDLDFAAAQQRADELTA, from the coding sequence ATGCTGCTCATTCCCGCCATCGACCTCAAGGACGGCCACTGCGTTCGCCTCAAGCAAGGCGACATGGACCAATCGACCACCTTCGGCGAAGACCCTGCCGCCATGGCCCGGCGCTGGCTCGATGCCGGCGCGCGCCGCCTGCATCTGGTTGATCTCAATGGCGCCTTTGCCGGCCAGCCCAAGAACAAGGCGGCCATCAAGTCCATCCTGGCCGAGGTCGGCGAGGACATCCCCGTGCAGCTGGGTGGCGGCATCCGCGACCTGGACACCATCGAGCGCTACATCGACGCCGGCATCTCCTACGTCATCATCGGCACCGCCGCCGTGAAGAACCCCGGCTTTCTGAAGGACGCCTGCAGCGCCTTTGCCGGCCACATCATCGTCGGCCTGGACGCCAAGGACGGCAAGGTGGCCACCGACGGCTGGAGCAAGCTCACCGGCCACGAGGTGGTCGATCTGGCCCGGAAATTCCAGGACTGGGGCGTCGAGTCCATCATCTACACCGACATTGGCCGCGACGGGATGCTCAGCGGCATCAACATCGAGGCCACGGTGCGGCTGGCGCAGGCGCTCACGATTCCCGTGATCGCCTCGGGCGGCCTGGCCGGCCTGGCCGACATCGAGCGCCTGTGCGCGGTCGAAGGCGAGGGCGTCGAGGGCGTGATCTGCGGGCGCGCCATCTACTCGGGCGACCTGGACTTTGCCGCCGCCCAGCAGCGTGCCGACGAGCTGACGGCCTGA